A region from the Triticum aestivum cultivar Chinese Spring chromosome 3D, IWGSC CS RefSeq v2.1, whole genome shotgun sequence genome encodes:
- the LOC123074720 gene encoding probable WRKY transcription factor 56, whose translation MDGLHGDDEAHTFPRFPYFSAPSTPPPLASPLASSSDGQHSPLAAALQQLAPPPWPCTPPDLTLQPAMGDVDWSSLFQTELVAPPEQKEEAVQADQSGENDGEAGGSGSGNKEKAKGSAGRSGKKKASKPRFAFHTRSENDILDDGYRWRKYGQKAVKNSSNPRSYYRCTHPTCNVKKQVQRLAKDTAIVVTTYEGVHNHPCEKLMEALGPILKQLQFLSQF comes from the exons ATGGATGGTCTCCACGGAGACGACGAGGCGCACACGTTCCCTCGCTTCCCCTACTTCTCGGCGCCGTCGACGCCGCCGCCACTCGCGTCACCACTGGCCTCGTCGTCGGACGGTCAGCACAGCCCGCTCGCCGCAGCGCTCCAGCAGCTGGCCCCGCCGCCGTGGCCGTGTACTCCTCCTGATCTGACCCTTCAGCCGGCGATGGGGGACGTGGACTGGTCGTCCCTGTTCCAGACGGAGCTGGTGGCTCCGCCGGAGCAGAAGGAGGAGGCCGTGCAGGCGGATCAGAGCggggagaacgacggcgaggcggGTGGCAGTGGAAGTGGTAACAAGGAGAAGGCGAAGGGAAGCGCGGGGAGATCGGGGAAGAAGAAGGCGAGCAAGCCGCGGTTCGCGTTCCATACGAGGAGCGAGAACGATATCCTGGACGACGGCTACCGCTGGAGGAAGTACGGGCAGAAGGCCGTCAAGAACAGCTCCAACCCTAG GAGCTACTACCGGTGCACCCATCCCACATGCAACGTGAAGAAGCAGGTGCAGCGCCTGGCCAAGGACACGGCCATCGTGGTGACCACGTATGAGGGCGTGCACAACCACCCGTGCGAGAAGCTCATGGAGGCGCTCGGCCCCATCCTGAAGCAGCTCCAGTTCCTCTCCCAATTCTAA
- the LOC123079099 gene encoding NADPH-dependent diflavin oxidoreductase 1 translates to MGPSPSPPQPPPPLPATGRLLVLYASQTGNAMDAAERVGREAERGGCPAVDVLSMDSFDPSCLPGERSVVFVVSTTGQGDPPDSMKGFWRYLLKKDLGARWLEGLRFAVFGLGDSGYQKYNLPAKKIDRRLLQLGAEIIIEIGLGDDQHPSGYEGALDPWLLSLWESLNKANPSLLPRITDIINPNLNYLGDSKIEVIYYSCNDAPPDSVVSDSKKLIERARLMSPALKFHSDGEPQYMLKMVTNQRLTKEDYEKDVRHFELEDPSSAISYQVGDALEILPSQNPSAVNAFIERCNLDPDSYITIRAKGGDEVSNGSLLNGSMGRIKLSTFVALTMDVASGSPRRYFFEIMSHFATAEHEKERLQYFASPEGRDDLYQYNQKESRTVLEVLEDFPSVHMPFEWLVQLTPPLKKRAFSISSSPLVHPNQIHLTVSIVSWLTPFKRTRQGLCSTWLAGLNPNEENLIPCWVHKGSLPPPKPSIPLLLIGPGTGCAPFRAFVEERAAQSARESTAPILFFFGCRNEDNDFLYKDFWLKHAQDKGVLSLKEGGGFFVAFSRDQPQKVYVQHKIKEQSARVWNMLCSGAAIYVAGSSTKMPADVTAALEEVVRQKGGEAASGWLRKLERAGKFNIETWS, encoded by the exons ATGGGGCCCTCTccgtcgccgccgcagccgccaccgccgcttCCGGCGACCGGCCGCCTCCTCGTGCTCTACGCGTCGCAGACCGGCAACGCCATGGACGCCGCCGAACGTGTTGGGCGCGAGGCCGAGCGCGGTGGCTGCCCGGCCGTCGACGTCCTCTCCATGGACAGCTTCGACCCC AGTTGCTTGCCGGGCGAAAGGTCCGTGGTGTTCGTCGTGTCCACCACGGGTCAGGGCGATCCCCCGGATTCCATGAAG GGGTTTTGGAGGTACCTTCTTAAGAAGGACCTTGGTGCCAGGTGGCTGGAAGGACTCCGTTTTGCCGTATTTGGGCTCGGTGATTCGGGCTACCAGAAGTACAAT TTACCTGCAAAGAAGATCGATAGAAGGCTTTTACAACTTGGTGCAGAAATAATCATAGAGATAGgcttgggagatgatcagcacccttCAGG ATATGAAGGAGCTCTAGATCCTTGGTTGCTGTCTTTGTGGGAATCGCTGAATAAAGCAAATCCATCACTTCTACCAAGAATAACTGATATCATTAATCCTAATTTGAATTATTTGGGGGATTCAAAGATCGAAGTCATATATTACTCTTGCAATGATGCCCCTCCAGATTCCGTTGTTTCAG ACTCCAAGAAATTAATCGAGAGAGCACGCTTAATGTCCCCTGCTCTGAAGTTCCATAGTGATGGAGAGCCACAATACATGTTAAAGATG GTAACAAATCAGCGTTTGACTAAGGAGGATTATGAGAAAGATGTGCGCCACTTTGAATTGGAAGATCCATCTTCT GCGATCAGCTATCAAGTTGGCGACGCGTTAGAAATTCTACCAAGTCAGAATCCATCAGCTGTTAATGCTTTCATTGAACGCTGTAACTTGGATCCAGATTCTTACATAACG ATTAGAGCAAAGGGAGGGGATGAAGTTTCCAACGGTTCACTTTTGAATGGCTCGATGGGTCGCATCAAGTTAAGCACCTTTGTTGCTTTGACAATGGATGTTGCATCAGGTTCCCCTCGTCGGTATTTCTTTGAG atcatgAGCCATTTTGCAACAGCTGAACATGAAAAGGAAAGGCTTCAGTATTTTGCTTCTCCTGAAGGTAGAGATGACCTCTACCAGTACAATCAAAAGGAGAGTCGGACTGTTCTAGAA GTATTGGAGGATTTTCCCTCGGTGCACATGCCTTTTGAATGGCTGGTGCAACTAACTCCTCCATTGAAGAAACGGGCCTTTTCCATATCATCATCGCCATTAGTACATCCAAATCAGATACACTTGACTGTTAGTATTGTATCATGGCTTACTCCTTTCAAGAGGACAAGGCAGGGTCTCTGCTCCACATGGCTGGCAGGTCTCAATCCAAATGAAG AAAATCTTATACCATGTTGGGTACACAAAGGATCCCTGCCTCCTCCAAAGCCATCGATTCCTCTTCTACTTATTGGACCAGGAACAGGATGTGCACCATTTCGAGCATTTGTGGAGGAAAGGGCTGCACAGAGTGCGAGAGAATCAACAGCTCCCATTCTGTTCTTTTTCGGCTGTAGAAATGAAGACAACGATTTTCTATACAAGGACTTCTGGTTGAAGCATGCCCAGGACAAGGGAGTGCTGTCCCTGAAAGAAGGCGGTGGTTTCTTTGTTGCTTTTTCCAGGGATCAGCCTCAAAAGGTCTATGTACAACACAAGATAAAGGAGCAGAGTGCAAGAGTGTGGAACATGTTATGCTCTGGGGCTGCAATCTACGTTGCAGGGTCTTCTACCAAAATGCCTGCTGATGTTACAGCTGCACTAGAAGAAGTTGTCCGCCAAAAGGGCGGTGAGGCTGCTTCAGGATGGCTCAGGAAACTGGAAAGGGCTGGTAAATTTAACATTGAAACTTGGTCGTAA